From Solidesulfovibrio carbinoliphilus subsp. oakridgensis, the proteins below share one genomic window:
- the fliO gene encoding flagellar biosynthetic protein FliO, with protein sequence MPDPAAVPSPLPATDFSLAGTALHMALALLAILAVIFAAYWLLRRFGPKFGLGPGGRGGVLRLMAHLSLGPRKSVVVVRFLNKDLVLGVTDQSITLLTEGNADHDAQSDFAAALADQTRRPGGDPAP encoded by the coding sequence TTGCCTGATCCGGCCGCCGTCCCCTCCCCCCTGCCGGCCACGGACTTCAGTCTGGCCGGAACGGCCCTGCACATGGCCCTGGCCCTGCTCGCCATCCTGGCCGTCATTTTCGCGGCCTACTGGCTCCTGCGGCGCTTCGGCCCCAAGTTCGGCCTTGGCCCCGGCGGCCGGGGCGGGGTGCTGCGCCTCATGGCCCACCTGAGCCTCGGGCCCCGCAAAAGCGTCGTCGTGGTCCGTTTCTTGAATAAGGATCTGGTGCTGGGCGTCACCGACCAGTCCATCACGCTTCTCACCGAGGGCAATGCCGACCATGATGCGCAATCCGATTTCGCGGCCGCCCTGGCCGACCAGACGCGCCGTCCCGGCGGCGACCCGGCTCCCTGA
- the fliP gene encoding flagellar type III secretion system pore protein FliP (The bacterial flagellar biogenesis protein FliP forms a type III secretion system (T3SS)-type pore required for flagellar assembly.) yields the protein MLVLAGLVLFVAGPALAQDAPTLSLNLAAGQNQPERVSTLLEILFALTVLSLAPSFILTVTSFTRIIIVFSFLRQAMGVPQVPPTQILASLAIFLTCVIMYPTGKQINDDALQPYLEERIGFTEALKKAEAPLREFLFKHTREKDLSVFYTVTKMERPKDKAEVPTMMLAAGFMISELKTAFTIGFLIYIPFLILDMVISSILLAMGMMMLPPATIAMPFKLLLFVLVDGWALMVGSLVNSFGT from the coding sequence CTGCTGGTCCTGGCCGGACTTGTCCTTTTCGTGGCCGGGCCGGCCCTGGCCCAGGACGCCCCGACCCTGTCCCTCAACCTGGCCGCCGGCCAGAACCAGCCCGAACGGGTCTCGACACTCCTCGAAATCCTGTTCGCCTTGACCGTCCTGTCCCTGGCCCCGTCGTTCATCCTGACGGTGACGTCTTTCACGCGCATCATCATCGTCTTCTCGTTTCTGCGCCAGGCCATGGGCGTGCCGCAGGTGCCGCCGACCCAGATCCTGGCCAGCCTGGCCATTTTTCTGACCTGCGTCATCATGTATCCGACCGGCAAGCAGATCAACGACGACGCCCTGCAACCGTATCTGGAGGAGCGCATCGGCTTCACCGAGGCCCTCAAAAAGGCCGAGGCGCCCTTGCGCGAGTTCCTGTTCAAGCACACCCGCGAAAAGGACCTGTCGGTCTTTTACACCGTGACCAAGATGGAGCGGCCCAAGGACAAGGCCGAAGTGCCGACCATGATGCTCGCGGCCGGCTTCATGATCAGCGAGCTCAAGACCGCCTTTACCATCGGCTTTCTCATCTACATTCCGTTTCTGATCCTCGACATGGTGATTTCGAGCATCCTCCTTGCCATGGGCATGATGATGCTGCCTCCGGCCACCATTGCCATGCCCTTCAAGCTCCTGCTCTTTGTCCTGGTCGACGGCTGGGCCCTCATGGTCGGGTCGCTGGTCAACTCATTTGGAACCT